A window of the Salvelinus alpinus chromosome 25, SLU_Salpinus.1, whole genome shotgun sequence genome harbors these coding sequences:
- the LOC139553221 gene encoding putative deoxyribonuclease TATDN3 isoform X1 yields the protein MKGFIDCHCHISAGDFDNDIEDVIENSKKAGLLALLAVAENAGEFEKIIQLSQRFPGFIFPCLGVHPIQGTAPEPQRGALLQDLDAALPLIEKYKDHLVAIGEVGLDFTPRFVSGDADKDSQRQVLIRQAEIAKQLDLPLNVHSRSAGRPTIHLLKEQGVEKALLHAFDGKPSVAMEGVKAGYFFSIPPSIVRSEQQKLVKQLPLESMCLETDSPALGPEKQVRNEPKNISVCAEYISKIKGVPLETVMEVTTQNALRLFPRLKTLLRA from the exons ATGAAGGGCTTTATTGACTGCCACTGTCACATCTCTGCAGGAGATTTCGACAAT GACATAGAAGATGTGATTGAGAATTCTAAAAAG GCTGGGCTTTTAGCactactagcagtagcagaaaaTGCCGGAGAGTTTGAAAAGATTATACAGCTGTCACAGAGGTTCCCAGGCTTTATTTTCCCTTGTTTAGGAGTCCATCCTATACAGGGTACAGCTCCTGAGCCACAGAGAGGAGCCTTACTCCAG GATTTAGATGCTGCTTTGCCCCTGATAGAGAAATATAAAGACCATCTTGTTGCTATTGGGGAG GTAGGCTTGGATTTCACCCCCAGATTTGTCAGTGGTGACGCAGACAAAGACAGTCAAAGACAGGTGCTTATTCGGCAGGCAGAGATTGCAAAACAACTGGACCTTCCGCT AAATGTCCATTCAAGATCTGCAGGCAGACCTACTATACACCTGCTAAAGGAACAAG GTGTTGAGAAAGCTCTTCTTCATGCTTTTGATGGGAAACCCTCAGTTGCCATGGAGGGAGTAAAGGCTGGGTATTTCTTCTCCATTCCTCCATCTATAGTAAGAAGTGAACAG CAGAAGCTAGTGAAACAGCTGCCGTTGGAGAGCATGTGTCTAGAAACCGATTCACCTGCCTTGGGTCCAGAGAAACAG GTGAGAAATGAGCCAAAGAATATCTCTGTCTGCGCTGAGTACATCAGTAAGATCAAAGGGGTTCCCTTGGAAACGGTGATGGAGGTGACGACACAGAATGCCCTGCGCCTGTTCCCTAGGCTCAAGACATTACTCAGAGCCTGA
- the LOC139553221 gene encoding putative deoxyribonuclease TATDN3 isoform X2, translated as MKGFIDCHCHISAGDFDNDIEDVIENSKKAGLLALLAVAENAGEFEKIIQLSQRFPGFIFPCLGVHPIQGTAPEPQRGALLQDLDAALPLIEKYKDHLVAIGEVGLDFTPRFVSGDADKDSQRQVLIRQAEIAKQLDLPLNVHSRSAGRPTIHLLKEQGVEKALLHAFDGKPSVAMEGVKAGYFFSIPPSIVRSEQQKLVKQLPLESMCLETDSPALGPEKQAI; from the exons ATGAAGGGCTTTATTGACTGCCACTGTCACATCTCTGCAGGAGATTTCGACAAT GACATAGAAGATGTGATTGAGAATTCTAAAAAG GCTGGGCTTTTAGCactactagcagtagcagaaaaTGCCGGAGAGTTTGAAAAGATTATACAGCTGTCACAGAGGTTCCCAGGCTTTATTTTCCCTTGTTTAGGAGTCCATCCTATACAGGGTACAGCTCCTGAGCCACAGAGAGGAGCCTTACTCCAG GATTTAGATGCTGCTTTGCCCCTGATAGAGAAATATAAAGACCATCTTGTTGCTATTGGGGAG GTAGGCTTGGATTTCACCCCCAGATTTGTCAGTGGTGACGCAGACAAAGACAGTCAAAGACAGGTGCTTATTCGGCAGGCAGAGATTGCAAAACAACTGGACCTTCCGCT AAATGTCCATTCAAGATCTGCAGGCAGACCTACTATACACCTGCTAAAGGAACAAG GTGTTGAGAAAGCTCTTCTTCATGCTTTTGATGGGAAACCCTCAGTTGCCATGGAGGGAGTAAAGGCTGGGTATTTCTTCTCCATTCCTCCATCTATAGTAAGAAGTGAACAG CAGAAGCTAGTGAAACAGCTGCCGTTGGAGAGCATGTGTCTAGAAACCGATTCACCTGCCTTGGGTCCAGAGAAACAG gctatttga